One segment of Strix uralensis isolate ZFMK-TIS-50842 chromosome 11, bStrUra1, whole genome shotgun sequence DNA contains the following:
- the HDC gene encoding histidine decarboxylase, with the protein MEPEEYRRRGKEMVDYICQYLSNVRERRVTPDVQPGYMRAHLPDSAPVDPDSWDSIFGDIEKIIMPGVVHWQSPHMHAYFPALTSWPSLLGDMLADAINCLGFTWASSPACTELEMNVMDWLAKMLGLPDKFLHHHPDSVGGGVLQSTVSESTLVALLAARKNKILEMKLSEPDTDESSLNSRLIAYASDQAHSSVEKAGLISLVKIKFLPVDENFSLRGKTLKKAIAEDRKKGLVPVFVCATLGTTGVCAFDNLSELGPICDAEGLWLHIDAAYAGTAFVCPEFRLFLDGIEYADSFTFNPSKWMMVHFDCTGFWVKDKHKLHQTFSVNPVYLRHPNSGAAVDFMHWQIPLSRRFRSLKLWFVIRSFGVKKLQAHVRHGTETAKFFESLVKSDPLFEIPAKRHLGLVVFRLKGPNWLTEKLLKELSSSGRLFLIPATIHDKFIIRFTVTSQFTTREDILQDWNIIQHTAAQIVSQNYGLHCINSGDGATIPNMMVKPSSDAINNASHLYLDGGKYKTPSRKIVVQPKKLAASPSTCVISQQVKGQGDPLDLCFPEGVQDVTKHKLTSFLFSYLSVQGNKKTARSLSCNSVPMTGSLEQCNPKAAATDKKESHANARILSRLPEEVMMFKKSAFKKLIKFYSVPSFPECSIQCGLQLPCCPLQAIV; encoded by the exons ATGGAGCCTGAAGAGTACAGACGGAGAG GGAAAGAGATGGTGGATTACATTTGCCAGTACCTGAGCAATGTGAGAGAGAGACGGGTGACTCCTGATGTACAGCCAGGTTACATGAGAGCCCACTTGCCGGATTCTGCCCCAGTGGACCCAGACAGCTGGGACAGCATCTTTGGAGATATAGAGAAGATTATTATGCCTGGG GTAGTCCATTGGCAAAGTCCACACATGCATGCCTACTTTCCAGCTCTTACTTCCTGGCCTTCACTCCTTGGAGATATGTTGGCTGATGCAATTAACTGCTTGGGATTCACATgg GCCTCCAGTCCAGCCTGTACAGAACTGGAAATGAATGTGATGGATTGGTTGGCTAAAATGCTGGGCCTTCCAGATAAATTCCTGCACCACCATCCCGACAGTGTGGGCGGAGGAGTATTACAG AGCACTGTGAGTGAATCAACCTTGGTTGCACTGCTagcagcaaggaaaaacaaaattctgGAGATGAAGCTTTCTGAACCAGACACTGATGAGTCCTCACTCAATTCTCGCCTCATCGCTTATGCATCTGATCAA gcacattCTTCTGTAGAAAAGGCCGGCTTGATTTCTCTTGTGAAGATTAAATTTCTGCCTGTGGATGAGAACTTTTCCCTCAGAGGCAAAACTCTGAAGAAAGCCATTGCcgaagacagaaagaaaggccTAGTGCCAGTCTTT GTTTGTGCAACTTTGGGTACAACTGGTGTCTGTGCTTTTGACAACCTCTCAGAACTGGGTCCAATTT GTGATGCTGAGGGACTCTGGCTTCATATTGATGCTGCATATGCAGGAACAGCATTTGTATGTCCTGAATTTCGATTGTTCTTGGATGGAATTGAATATGCAGATTCCTTTACTTTTAACCCTTCTAAATGGATGATGGTTCATTTTGACTGCACTGGATTTTG GGTTAAGGATAAACACAAGTTACATCAAACCTTCAGTGTTAACCCTGTCTACCTCAGACATCCCAACTCAGGAGCTGCTGTTGATTTCATG CACTGGCAAATTCCACTGAGTCGTCGATTTCGTTCTTTGAAGCTGTGGTTTGTGATTCGTTCATTTGGGGTGAAAAAGCTTCAAGCTCATGTCCGACAT GGTACTGAAACAGCCAAATTCTTTGAATCCTTGGTTAAAAGCGATCCACTCTTTGAAATCCCTGCCAAGAGACATCTTGGACTGGTTGTATTTCGTCTAAAG gGTCCCAACTGGCTGACAGAAAAACTCCTGAAAGAACTAAGCAGTTCTGGCAGGCTCTTTCTTATTCCAGCAACCATTCATGACAAATTCATAATTCGCTTTACTGTAACATCTCAGTTCACAACCAGGGAAGATATTCTGCAAGACTGGAACATCATTCAACACACTGCAGCCCAGATCGTTAGCCAGAATTATGGGTTACACTGCATCAATTCTGGTGATGGGGCAACAATCCCTAATATGATGGTTAAGCCTAGTTCTGATGCCATTAATAATGCTTCTCACCTTTATCTAGATGGAGGAAAATACAAAACACCTTCCAGAAAAATAGTAGTTCAGCCTAAGAAGTTAGCAGCGAGTCCCAGTACATGTGTGATTAGTCAACAAGTGAAAGGTCAAGGGGATCCTCTAGATCTCTGTTTTCCAGAAGGTGTCCAAGATGTTACCAAACATAAGTTAACCTcttttttattcagttatttaTCTGTTCAAGGCAATAAAAAGACAGCACGTTCCCTCAGCTGCAACAGCGTGCCAATGACTGGTAGTCTTGAGCAATGTAACCCCAAAGCAGCAGCCACTGACAAGAAGGAGTCTCATGCAAATGCCAGAATTCTTTCCCGGCTGCCTGAGGAGGTGATGATGTTCAAAAAAAGTGCCTTCAAAAAACTAATTAAGTTCTACAGTGTCCCAAGCTTTCCAGAGTGTAGCATTCAGTGTGGCCTTCAGCTCCCCTGTTGTCCTCTGCAAGCCATTGTTTAA
- the GABPB1 gene encoding GA-binding protein subunit beta-1 isoform X3 — translation MMSLVDLGKKLLEAARAGQDDEVRILMANGAPFTTDWLGTSPLHLAAQYGHYSTTEVLLRAGVSRDARTKVDRTPLHMAASEGHASIVEVLLKHGADVNAKDMLKMTALHWATEHNHQEVVELLIKYGADVHAQSKFCKTALDIAIDNGNEDLAEILQIAMQNQINTNPESPDTVTIHAATPQFIIGPGGVVNLTDETGVSAVQFGNSSTSVLATLAALAEASAPLSNSSETPVVATEEVVTAESVDGAIQQVVSSGGQQVITIVTDGIQLGNLHSIPTSGIGQPIIVTMPDGQQVLTVPATDIAEETVISEEPPVKRQCIEIVENRVESAEIEERETLQKQLDEANREAQKYRQQLLKKEQEAEAYRQKLEAMNRLQTNKEAV, via the exons ATG ATGTCACTAGTAGATTTGGGAAAGAAACTTTTAGAAGCTGCACGAGCAGGTCAAGATGACGAAGTTCGCATTTTGATGGCAAATGGAGCACCTTTTACCACAGATTGG TTGGGAACATCTCCACTTCATCTAGCAGCACAGTATGGACACTACTCAACAACGGAAGTGTTGCTGCGAGCAGGTGTAAGTCGGGATGCCAGAACCAAAGTGGACAGAACTCCATTACATATGGCAGCATCAGAAGGCCATGCCAGCATAGTAGAAGTCTTACTTAAG CATGGTGCTGATGTCAATGCGAAGGACATGCTCAAAATGACTGCACTTCACTGGGCTACTGAACATAACCACCAAGAAGTTGTAGAACTCTTAATAAAGTATGGAGCAGATGTTCATGCTCAGAGTAAATTTTGCAAAACAGCATTAGATATTGCGATAGACAATGGAAATGAAGACCTTGCAGAAATATTACAG ATTGCAATGCAGAACCAAATCAATACGAATCCAGAGAGTCCGGACACTGTGACGATACATGCAGCAACACCGCAGTTCATCATTGGACCTGGAGGGGTGGTGAACCTAACAG ATGAAACAGGAGTGTCTGCTGTACAGTTTGGAAATTCATCGACGTCAGTATTAGCCACATTGGCAGCTTTAGCAGAAGCATCAGCTCCACTGTCTAATTCTTCAGAAACACCAG TTGTGGCCACAGAAGAAGTTGTGACTGCAGAATCTGTGGATGGTGCTATTCAGCAAGTTGTCAGTTCTGGAGGTCAGCAAGTTATTACTATAGTTACAGACGGCATTCAGCTTGGGAATCTTCATTCGATTCCAACCAGTGGAATAGGGCAACCAATCATTGTGACCATGCCAGATGGACAGCAAG TATTAACAGTTCCAGCCACAGACATTGCTGAAGAAACTGTGATAAGCGAAGAACCGCCAGTGAAGAGACAGTGCATTGAGATTGTTGAAAATCGTGTGGAGTCTGCAGAAATAGAA GAAAGAGAAACTCTTCAGAAACAGCTGGATGAGGCAAACAGAGAAGCACAAAAATACCGTCAGCAGCTTctaaagaaagaacaagaagCAGAGGCCTATCGGCAGAAGTTAGAGGCAATGAACCGCCTCCAGACTAATAAAGAAgctgtttaa
- the GABPB1 gene encoding GA-binding protein subunit beta-1 isoform X2, with the protein MSLVDLGKKLLEAARAGQDDEVRILMANGAPFTTDWLGTSPLHLAAQYGHYSTTEVLLRAGVSRDARTKVDRTPLHMAASEGHASIVEVLLKHGADVNAKDMLKMTALHWATEHNHQEVVELLIKYGADVHAQSKFCKTALDIAIDNGNEDLAEILQIAMQNQINTNPESPDTVTIHAATPQFIIGPGGVVNLTGLVSSANTSNGTDETGVSAVQFGNSSTSVLATLAALAEASAPLSNSSETPVVATEEVVTAESVDGAIQQVVSSGGQQVITIVTDGIQLGNLHSIPTSGIGQPIIVTMPDGQQVLTVPATDIAEETVISEEPPVKRQCIEIVENRVESAEIEERETLQKQLDEANREAQKYRQQLLKKEQEAEAYRQKLEAMNRLQTNKEAV; encoded by the exons ATGTCACTAGTAGATTTGGGAAAGAAACTTTTAGAAGCTGCACGAGCAGGTCAAGATGACGAAGTTCGCATTTTGATGGCAAATGGAGCACCTTTTACCACAGATTGG TTGGGAACATCTCCACTTCATCTAGCAGCACAGTATGGACACTACTCAACAACGGAAGTGTTGCTGCGAGCAGGTGTAAGTCGGGATGCCAGAACCAAAGTGGACAGAACTCCATTACATATGGCAGCATCAGAAGGCCATGCCAGCATAGTAGAAGTCTTACTTAAG CATGGTGCTGATGTCAATGCGAAGGACATGCTCAAAATGACTGCACTTCACTGGGCTACTGAACATAACCACCAAGAAGTTGTAGAACTCTTAATAAAGTATGGAGCAGATGTTCATGCTCAGAGTAAATTTTGCAAAACAGCATTAGATATTGCGATAGACAATGGAAATGAAGACCTTGCAGAAATATTACAG ATTGCAATGCAGAACCAAATCAATACGAATCCAGAGAGTCCGGACACTGTGACGATACATGCAGCAACACCGCAGTTCATCATTGGACCTGGAGGGGTGGTGAACCTAACAGGTCTGGTATCTTCTGCAAATACATCAAATGGAACAG ATGAAACAGGAGTGTCTGCTGTACAGTTTGGAAATTCATCGACGTCAGTATTAGCCACATTGGCAGCTTTAGCAGAAGCATCAGCTCCACTGTCTAATTCTTCAGAAACACCAG TTGTGGCCACAGAAGAAGTTGTGACTGCAGAATCTGTGGATGGTGCTATTCAGCAAGTTGTCAGTTCTGGAGGTCAGCAAGTTATTACTATAGTTACAGACGGCATTCAGCTTGGGAATCTTCATTCGATTCCAACCAGTGGAATAGGGCAACCAATCATTGTGACCATGCCAGATGGACAGCAAG TATTAACAGTTCCAGCCACAGACATTGCTGAAGAAACTGTGATAAGCGAAGAACCGCCAGTGAAGAGACAGTGCATTGAGATTGTTGAAAATCGTGTGGAGTCTGCAGAAATAGAA GAAAGAGAAACTCTTCAGAAACAGCTGGATGAGGCAAACAGAGAAGCACAAAAATACCGTCAGCAGCTTctaaagaaagaacaagaagCAGAGGCCTATCGGCAGAAGTTAGAGGCAATGAACCGCCTCCAGACTAATAAAGAAgctgtttaa
- the GABPB1 gene encoding GA-binding protein subunit beta-1 isoform X1: MMSLVDLGKKLLEAARAGQDDEVRILMANGAPFTTDWLGTSPLHLAAQYGHYSTTEVLLRAGVSRDARTKVDRTPLHMAASEGHASIVEVLLKHGADVNAKDMLKMTALHWATEHNHQEVVELLIKYGADVHAQSKFCKTALDIAIDNGNEDLAEILQIAMQNQINTNPESPDTVTIHAATPQFIIGPGGVVNLTGLVSSANTSNGTDETGVSAVQFGNSSTSVLATLAALAEASAPLSNSSETPVVATEEVVTAESVDGAIQQVVSSGGQQVITIVTDGIQLGNLHSIPTSGIGQPIIVTMPDGQQVLTVPATDIAEETVISEEPPVKRQCIEIVENRVESAEIEERETLQKQLDEANREAQKYRQQLLKKEQEAEAYRQKLEAMNRLQTNKEAV, from the exons ATG ATGTCACTAGTAGATTTGGGAAAGAAACTTTTAGAAGCTGCACGAGCAGGTCAAGATGACGAAGTTCGCATTTTGATGGCAAATGGAGCACCTTTTACCACAGATTGG TTGGGAACATCTCCACTTCATCTAGCAGCACAGTATGGACACTACTCAACAACGGAAGTGTTGCTGCGAGCAGGTGTAAGTCGGGATGCCAGAACCAAAGTGGACAGAACTCCATTACATATGGCAGCATCAGAAGGCCATGCCAGCATAGTAGAAGTCTTACTTAAG CATGGTGCTGATGTCAATGCGAAGGACATGCTCAAAATGACTGCACTTCACTGGGCTACTGAACATAACCACCAAGAAGTTGTAGAACTCTTAATAAAGTATGGAGCAGATGTTCATGCTCAGAGTAAATTTTGCAAAACAGCATTAGATATTGCGATAGACAATGGAAATGAAGACCTTGCAGAAATATTACAG ATTGCAATGCAGAACCAAATCAATACGAATCCAGAGAGTCCGGACACTGTGACGATACATGCAGCAACACCGCAGTTCATCATTGGACCTGGAGGGGTGGTGAACCTAACAGGTCTGGTATCTTCTGCAAATACATCAAATGGAACAG ATGAAACAGGAGTGTCTGCTGTACAGTTTGGAAATTCATCGACGTCAGTATTAGCCACATTGGCAGCTTTAGCAGAAGCATCAGCTCCACTGTCTAATTCTTCAGAAACACCAG TTGTGGCCACAGAAGAAGTTGTGACTGCAGAATCTGTGGATGGTGCTATTCAGCAAGTTGTCAGTTCTGGAGGTCAGCAAGTTATTACTATAGTTACAGACGGCATTCAGCTTGGGAATCTTCATTCGATTCCAACCAGTGGAATAGGGCAACCAATCATTGTGACCATGCCAGATGGACAGCAAG TATTAACAGTTCCAGCCACAGACATTGCTGAAGAAACTGTGATAAGCGAAGAACCGCCAGTGAAGAGACAGTGCATTGAGATTGTTGAAAATCGTGTGGAGTCTGCAGAAATAGAA GAAAGAGAAACTCTTCAGAAACAGCTGGATGAGGCAAACAGAGAAGCACAAAAATACCGTCAGCAGCTTctaaagaaagaacaagaagCAGAGGCCTATCGGCAGAAGTTAGAGGCAATGAACCGCCTCCAGACTAATAAAGAAgctgtttaa